GGATGGTTTTTTTACCTTGAACTTTGATGAACCGTTTTTATTAATTGCCGAGACTTTAAATTAGTAAGCACAAAGCAATAAAAAGGCGATTTTGAGGTTGTTGTATAGATAATTTTTTTATTGGTTCGTTTTTTGCATTATTGTATAAATTATTATTAAACATCAATTAAACCGTTTAAACATTTTTTAGTCTATATCTCTATACAAGGCGGGGAAACCTGCCGAACAGTTAAAAATCTTTCAATCATGAAAAGGACATATAAAAATTTATTTTCATTCGCTTTAGCCGGCTTATTGAGTTTGTCTTTAGCGTTTACCGCAAACGCACAGCGAGGTGGTGGCGGTGGCGGCGGCCAAAGATCTGGCGGCGGTGGCGGTGGCGGCGGCTCCCGGTCATCCGGCGGCGGTGGTGGCGGCAGTGTTGGTGTGTCACGCCCGTCGGGTGGTGGCAGCATTGGTGTTGCACGCCCGTCATTCAATGGCGGCGGTAATCAGGGAGTTTCGGTAGCCCCTCCTTCACGTGGTTTTAGCGGCAACGGCAACATTAACCGTGGCAGCCAGGCAATTGCGCCCCAACGTGGCAATTATGGCTATGGTAACAGATCAAACAATGTGGCTATTGCGCCTCAGCGCAGCAGCATTAACGGTGGCGGCCAACGTGTATACAGCGGTACCCGCAGTTATAATAGTATTGACAGGCGTGCCTATAATGGTGGCCGCGGCAATTATTATAACGGCTCGGGCGGTTATGGACGAAGGGTTTATACCGGTAGCGCTTATCGCTATGGTGGCCGTGGTGGTTACTTTGGCAGCCATGTTTATTACCCATACCACAATTACTATTACTCGTACTATTACCCTCGTATAGGCTTTAGCATAGGTTTCCTGCCTTACGGATACTATCCATTCTGGTATGGCGATTACCAATACTTTTATAGCGATGGTTTATACTACCGTCAATATAATGATCAGTATACTGTGGTTGAGCCACCTGTTGGTGCCGAAGTTAAAAACTTACCATCGGATGCAAAATCTATTATGATTAACGGCGAGCAGTATTATGAATCAAATGGTGTATACTATCAGCCCTATACAAAAGATGATGGCACTCAGGTATACGTAATTGCCGGTAAAGATGGAGAGTTGAATACCGATAATGGTGGTAACGGCGATGTACAGCAAGGCCCGCAAATTGGCGATATTGTTACTCAGTTGCCAGACGACTGCCGCAAGATCAAGATCAATGGCGAAAAATTATTTGTCTCTCCTGACGGTTATTACTACCAGGAAAGCCAAAACAACAATGGCGATACCATTTACA
The genomic region above belongs to Mucilaginibacter sp. KACC 22773 and contains:
- a CDS encoding DUF6515 family protein, whose translation is MKRTYKNLFSFALAGLLSLSLAFTANAQRGGGGGGGQRSGGGGGGGGSRSSGGGGGGSVGVSRPSGGGSIGVARPSFNGGGNQGVSVAPPSRGFSGNGNINRGSQAIAPQRGNYGYGNRSNNVAIAPQRSSINGGGQRVYSGTRSYNSIDRRAYNGGRGNYYNGSGGYGRRVYTGSAYRYGGRGGYFGSHVYYPYHNYYYSYYYPRIGFSIGFLPYGYYPFWYGDYQYFYSDGLYYRQYNDQYTVVEPPVGAEVKNLPSDAKSIMINGEQYYESNGVYYQPYTKDDGTQVYVIAGKDGELNTDNGGNGDVQQGPQIGDIVTQLPDDCRKIKINGEKLFVSPDGYYYQESQNNNGDTIYKIVGTPSDEPDQQ